In the genome of Anaerohalosphaeraceae bacterium, one region contains:
- a CDS encoding TIGR00730 family Rossman fold protein, with translation MTEYSKLPAEEPWRIFRIMAEFVEGFEELANIGPAVSIFGSAREQRDGRYYQLAEETAYLIGKAGFSVITGGGGGIMEAANKGARRAGVKSIGLNIELPHEQIPNQYQNLSLHFRYFFCRKVMFLKYAHGFVVMPGGFGTMDEYFEALVLIQTLKQAYFPVVCMGSEFWKGLVDWLTEVMQKKHQYIDPEDLNVFTVCDDPQKAADIIRDFHLSNGRGGIKQPPGIRKWTDGQ, from the coding sequence ATGACAGAATACAGCAAACTGCCTGCAGAAGAACCGTGGCGAATCTTTCGGATTATGGCCGAGTTCGTGGAAGGATTCGAAGAACTGGCCAATATCGGTCCGGCTGTATCCATTTTTGGTTCGGCCCGTGAACAACGGGATGGACGCTACTATCAGCTGGCCGAAGAAACCGCCTATTTAATCGGAAAAGCAGGATTTTCCGTTATTACCGGCGGCGGCGGCGGAATCATGGAGGCCGCCAATAAAGGCGCACGCCGGGCCGGTGTCAAAAGCATCGGGCTGAACATCGAGCTGCCTCACGAGCAGATTCCCAACCAATATCAGAACCTCTCCCTGCACTTTCGGTATTTCTTCTGCCGGAAAGTGATGTTCCTCAAATATGCACACGGCTTCGTCGTGATGCCCGGCGGCTTCGGCACAATGGATGAATATTTTGAGGCCCTTGTGCTGATTCAGACCCTTAAACAGGCCTATTTCCCGGTGGTTTGCATGGGCAGCGAGTTCTGGAAGGGACTGGTGGACTGGCTGACGGAGGTTATGCAGAAAAAGCATCAATATATTGACCCGGAAGACCTGAACGTCTTTACCGTCTGTGATGACCCGCAGAAAGCGGCGGATATTATCCGCGACTTTCATTTGTCCAATGGACGGGGCGGCATCAAACAGCCGCCGGGGATTCGCAAGTGGACGGACGGCCAGTAG